Within Pseudomonas sp. LBUM920, the genomic segment CTCCCCGTCGACAACGCCCACGCGGTGCTGGCCGGCAACGGCTATGGCCTGGGCGACACCGTGAGCCGCCAGGTCAATGGCCTCAGCGCGTCGGGCTACGCCTTCAAACGCACGAATTCTCCCCACAACCGCTTGAATTTCTGACACGGACGAACCCTCTGATGCGCTCAAAACATTTCTGCCTGTCGTTCACCTCGCTGTGCCTGCTCGCCGCTGCCGACACCGCGTTTGCCGAAGACTGGCAATACAGCCTCAAGGCCGGCGTGGCCAATGCGCCACGCTACAGCGGCAGCGACGAACGCATGACCGCGCCGCTGCTGGGCGGCGCCATCGTCAGCCCGTGGGGTGTCTTTCTCGACACTGACAAGGGGCTTGGCTGGGGTTACGAAGGCCACGCCCTGAGCGTGAGCGCGTATGTGGGCGCCAGCGGCGCGCGCAGGGACAAAAACCAGAGCTTGCATGCCGGCTCCAAGCGCCTCAAAGGCATGGGCGAGATCAAGGCGCGTCCGCAACTGGGGGTGAGCGCCAGCTATAACCTGGGTGGCGTGATTGTTGGCGCGACCCTGGAACATGCGCTCAAGGAAGACGACCACACGGACAACGGCAGGGCTTACACCCACCTGGAGCTGAGCCTGGGCACCAACCTGTATGAAGGCCGTTACGGTTCGGTCGAGGCCAGCTTGAGCAGTCACTTTGGTGATCGAGCGTACTTGCAGACCTGGTACGGCGTGACTACCGGGCAGGCGGCGCAGAGCCGGTTCAAGGCCTACAAGGCGGACGCGGGCAATATCAGTAATGGCATGAACCTGGTGTGGAGCGTGCCGATCAGCGAGCACACGCAGTTCTCGACTTTGCTGGATGTGCAGTATTTGGCGGATGAAGCGGGCAAGAGCCCGATTGTGGAGCGGCGGTTGCAGGCGTCGGTGGTGGGGATGGTCGAGTACGCGTTTTGATGGGGTAATGGATGGTTGGGGGGCGGCGGGTGTCGGTGATGCGTCTGTGTTGGGGGGCATATCCGGTGTTTGGGAGATGGCGGCTTATGGTTCCGCCCTTACGGCGGGTCACTTTGGAAAAGCCCCAAAGTAACCAAAGGGCTCTTGCCCCACCACTCGGCACCTCGCTCACGCTTCGGTGTGCCCGAACGAAGGCTTGAATCCGTGGGCCGCCGCGACGGGCCATCCATGGCCCAACACGGCTAACCCGGCGTCCTGCCGGGTTACCCACGGATTCAAGCCTGCGTTCGGCCAGCGTGGTTTAACGGGGCGCCTGAGATCAAAATCAAAAGCAAAGCACGGCGGCCTAGTAGCCGACCTGAGTGGTAGAAGCAAAAGCAAAGGCGAGGCGGCCTGACAGCCGACCTGACCTTGAAGGCTGAACTCAACCAAAGGTGGGAACTGGCTTGCCTGCGATAGCATCAACCCGGTGTACCTGATACACCGAGGTGCCTGCATCGCAGGCAAGCCAGCTCCCACAGAAAAGCAAAGCACTGCTGTGCTAGCAGCTGAACGCGGTCAACTTGTGGGAGCGGGCTTGCCTG encodes:
- a CDS encoding MipA/OmpV family protein, whose amino-acid sequence is MRSKHFCLSFTSLCLLAAADTAFAEDWQYSLKAGVANAPRYSGSDERMTAPLLGGAIVSPWGVFLDTDKGLGWGYEGHALSVSAYVGASGARRDKNQSLHAGSKRLKGMGEIKARPQLGVSASYNLGGVIVGATLEHALKEDDHTDNGRAYTHLELSLGTNLYEGRYGSVEASLSSHFGDRAYLQTWYGVTTGQAAQSRFKAYKADAGNISNGMNLVWSVPISEHTQFSTLLDVQYLADEAGKSPIVERRLQASVVGMVEYAF